A genomic segment from Brevibacillus marinus encodes:
- a CDS encoding ParA family protein: MATSICFGIQKGGCSKTTTAGIVSYMFAENSRVLAVDMDCQGNLTELLTKKAASEFVDNTILEALRDSDAEKYIFRVNDRLDVLPANNLLAILPRTLYEKFGLRSRSVYLQLRKILQPLQDRYDYIIIDTPPALSEHTMNALVASDYVVVMYESSAWCYSAVPNFIDSVSVAKQLNPQLKIAGILRTLNDVRRYDSKAFNDLIAEEYPDLVFQTIIRRKAATGRLSYYGFTDENNEIDEAIDQFKDFFKELNERVVK, translated from the coding sequence ATGGCTACAAGTATCTGCTTTGGAATTCAAAAAGGTGGTTGTTCAAAAACGACTACTGCAGGAATCGTTTCTTACATGTTTGCTGAAAATAGTCGTGTTTTGGCAGTGGATATGGACTGCCAAGGGAATTTAACCGAATTATTGACAAAAAAAGCCGCCAGTGAATTTGTAGACAATACAATCTTAGAAGCACTTCGCGACTCGGATGCCGAGAAGTATATCTTTAGAGTAAACGATCGCCTTGACGTTTTACCAGCGAATAATTTACTCGCCATTTTACCAAGAACGTTATATGAAAAATTTGGCCTAAGAAGTCGATCCGTGTATCTTCAATTGCGCAAAATTTTACAACCTCTTCAGGATCGTTACGACTACATTATCATTGATACGCCGCCAGCATTGTCCGAGCACACCATGAATGCGTTAGTAGCAAGTGACTATGTAGTGGTAATGTACGAATCATCTGCCTGGTGTTATTCCGCCGTCCCTAATTTCATTGATTCTGTCAGTGTGGCGAAACAATTAAATCCGCAACTGAAAATTGCAGGGATTCTGAGAACCTTAAATGACGTTCGACGCTATGATTCAAAAGCCTTTAACGACTTGATTGCCGAAGAATACCCTGATTTAGTGTTCCAAACGATAATTAGAAGAAAGGCTGCTACAGGAAGGTTGTCATACTACGGATTTACAGATGAAAACAATGAAATTGACGAAGCAATAGATCAGTTCAAAGATTTCTTTAAGGAGTTGAATGAACGTGTCGTCAAGTAA